One segment of Neobacillus endophyticus DNA contains the following:
- a CDS encoding amino acid permease: MSENTQAKELHRGLEERHINLMSLGAAIGVGLFLGSASAIKMAGPGIILAYALSGLIMFFIMRALGEMAIQKPVAGSFSTYARDYLGPLAGYITGWNYWFLWVVTCMAEITAVGVYMQYWFPNTSGWIWALVALIIMSIVNFLAVKLYGELEFWFALIKIITICAMILVGFGMILFGIGNGGVATGIKNLWSHGGLFPHGIKGLLMSLQMVMFAYLGIEVIGVTAGEVKNPEKTLARAVDSVFYRILIFYVGALFVIMSIYPWQEIGTKGSPFVLTFQQIGIKSAAGIINFVVLTAALSSCNSGIFSTGRMLFDLAHHGEAPKSLGKVTKSGVPGLAIIVSAAVLLIGVILNYMVPAKVFTWVTSIGTFTAIWTWGIILLSQLRHRKSQKPEGSKQVKYKLPLYPFSSYLSLAFLVLVLIVMGIDPDQRIAVIIGPVFILMLVAFYYIKGFNRSGKVNKNNKEHAG, encoded by the coding sequence ATGAGTGAGAACACCCAGGCGAAAGAACTTCATCGCGGATTGGAAGAAAGGCATATAAATTTAATGTCATTAGGGGCAGCCATTGGCGTCGGTTTATTTTTAGGTTCTGCCTCTGCCATTAAAATGGCTGGCCCGGGAATTATTTTAGCTTATGCTTTAAGCGGACTTATCATGTTTTTTATAATGAGAGCTTTAGGAGAGATGGCCATTCAAAAGCCGGTTGCTGGTTCCTTCAGTACATATGCTCGAGACTATTTAGGGCCGCTTGCAGGTTACATTACAGGTTGGAATTATTGGTTTCTTTGGGTTGTAACCTGTATGGCTGAAATTACCGCAGTAGGTGTGTACATGCAGTATTGGTTTCCAAATACCTCAGGTTGGATATGGGCATTAGTGGCGTTGATTATTATGTCAATCGTAAACTTTCTTGCAGTAAAATTATACGGAGAATTGGAATTCTGGTTTGCCCTTATAAAAATCATTACAATTTGTGCAATGATTCTTGTTGGATTTGGAATGATCCTTTTTGGCATAGGAAATGGCGGTGTTGCTACAGGCATTAAAAATCTTTGGAGTCACGGAGGACTTTTTCCGCATGGAATTAAAGGACTCTTAATGTCACTTCAAATGGTCATGTTTGCTTACCTGGGAATTGAAGTCATTGGTGTTACAGCCGGTGAGGTCAAAAATCCGGAAAAAACACTTGCTCGGGCCGTTGATTCCGTGTTTTACCGAATACTAATCTTTTATGTAGGTGCATTATTTGTCATTATGTCTATCTATCCATGGCAGGAAATCGGGACAAAAGGAAGCCCGTTTGTCTTAACCTTTCAACAAATAGGCATTAAAAGCGCGGCGGGAATTATTAATTTTGTCGTATTGACGGCGGCGCTGTCCTCCTGTAACAGCGGTATCTTCAGTACAGGAAGAATGCTGTTTGACCTTGCACACCATGGGGAAGCACCGAAGAGTTTGGGCAAGGTCACGAAATCAGGTGTTCCGGGGCTTGCCATTATTGTTTCTGCAGCCGTTTTATTAATTGGTGTTATTTTAAACTATATGGTGCCAGCCAAAGTGTTTACCTGGGTGACAAGTATTGGAACCTTTACAGCGATTTGGACATGGGGAATCATTTTACTTTCCCAGCTTCGTCATCGTAAAAGTCAGAAGCCTGAAGGAAGTAAACAAGTAAAATACAAGCTTCCTTTATACCCCTTCTCCAGCTATCTGTCTTTAGCCTTTTTGGTTCTTGTACTGATTGTAATGGGAATAGACCCAGATCAAAGGATTGCTGTAATTATCGGGCCGGTTTTCATTCTTATGCTGGTTGCTTTCTACTATATTAAAGGATTTAATCGCAGCGGCAAAGTAAATAAAAATAACAAGGAACATGCAGGCTGA
- a CDS encoding 5'-nucleotidase, lipoprotein e(P4) family encodes MKQLIAWLFIVMFTFSTDIIPASAQNLVSTANDLQEQNTMSVLWFQTAGEAKALYYQGYNIGKMRLDQFLKEKSQSQALKPAIVLDIDETVLDNSPYQARRVLTGKGDPIDWSDWFIRAEAKPLPGALEFLKYANAKGIEIFYISNRREAQKEATIKNLKKVGAPYADPEHVLLLSDREVGKETRRSYVAKTHQIILFFGDNLSDFSGFDELTASDRCLGVDRQKEEFGKKLIVFPNPMYGDWEAAIYRYNYRKSKEEMMKLRKENLQSYQP; translated from the coding sequence ATGAAACAATTAATAGCCTGGCTGTTTATCGTGATGTTTACCTTTTCAACAGATATCATTCCCGCAAGTGCTCAAAACCTTGTAAGCACAGCGAATGACTTGCAGGAACAAAACACGATGTCTGTCTTGTGGTTCCAAACTGCCGGTGAGGCGAAGGCTTTATATTACCAGGGCTATAATATTGGAAAAATGAGATTGGATCAATTTTTAAAAGAAAAATCCCAGAGCCAAGCATTAAAACCAGCTATCGTTCTCGATATTGATGAAACGGTTTTGGATAACAGCCCATATCAGGCACGGCGGGTGCTGACCGGCAAGGGTGATCCTATCGATTGGAGCGACTGGTTTATTCGTGCAGAGGCAAAGCCACTTCCAGGAGCATTGGAATTTTTAAAATATGCAAATGCAAAAGGGATCGAAATTTTCTATATTTCCAATCGAAGAGAAGCTCAAAAGGAAGCTACGATTAAAAATTTGAAAAAGGTTGGAGCGCCTTATGCGGATCCCGAGCATGTACTATTGCTGTCAGACAGGGAAGTTGGCAAGGAAACACGTAGATCTTATGTCGCCAAAACCCATCAGATTATTTTATTTTTTGGAGATAATCTTAGTGATTTCAGTGGTTTTGATGAATTAACCGCCTCAGACCGATGCTTGGGAGTCGATCGGCAAAAAGAGGAGTTCGGCAAAAAGCTAATTGTGTTTCCGAACCCAATGTATGGAGATTGGGAAGCAGCCATCTATCGTTATAATTACCGTAAATCAAAAGAAGAAATGATGAAACTACGGAAAGAGAATCTGCAATCCTATCAGCCGTAA
- a CDS encoding permease gives MFGISLPQSFLQMNTIFISILIEALPFVTLGVLISGIIQIFLTEEMIAKIMPKNKILAVVFASLIGIFFPSCECGIVPIVSRLVAKGVPISAGVAFMLTAPIINPVVLFATYIAFGSDWRMPLYRGLGAIVVSIIVGSFIAYRFKGNPFNEHYHHHHHSHGKTPILKKIWQTLEHAVEEFFSMGKYLVVGSLIAAAVQTYVKTATLVSIGHGKAGSSLVMMALSFILSLCSEADAFIASSFRTTFSTGALLAFLISGPMVDIKNLMMMLSTFKKRLVLMIVSGIFIVVFAFSLFF, from the coding sequence ATGTTTGGTATATCATTGCCGCAAAGTTTCTTACAGATGAATACCATTTTTATCTCGATTCTGATTGAAGCATTACCATTTGTTACGCTGGGGGTCCTGATATCAGGTATTATCCAAATCTTTTTGACTGAAGAAATGATTGCAAAAATTATGCCCAAAAACAAAATCCTGGCCGTTGTTTTTGCCAGTTTAATAGGAATTTTCTTTCCTTCCTGCGAATGCGGGATTGTTCCGATTGTCAGCAGACTGGTTGCAAAGGGAGTACCGATTTCGGCAGGAGTTGCTTTTATGTTAACAGCTCCCATTATCAATCCTGTCGTTCTTTTTGCTACTTATATAGCATTTGGAAGTGACTGGAGAATGCCGTTGTATCGCGGCTTGGGTGCCATTGTCGTTTCGATCATAGTCGGAAGCTTTATTGCATACCGTTTTAAGGGAAATCCTTTTAATGAACATTATCACCACCATCATCATTCTCATGGAAAAACGCCTATTTTGAAGAAAATTTGGCAGACACTTGAGCATGCAGTTGAAGAGTTTTTCTCAATGGGAAAATATTTAGTAGTTGGTTCACTCATTGCTGCAGCTGTACAAACCTATGTTAAAACCGCTACACTGGTTTCAATAGGCCATGGGAAAGCAGGATCATCGCTTGTAATGATGGCTCTTTCATTTATTCTATCGTTATGTTCAGAAGCGGATGCGTTTATTGCCTCTTCATTCAGAACCACTTTTTCAACCGGAGCCCTGCTGGCCTTTTTAATTTCTGGGCCGATGGTGGACATAAAGAATTTAATGATGATGCTATCAACATTTAAAAAGCGTTTAGTCTTGATGATCGTTTCTGGCATATTTATCGTTGTGTTTGCGTTTTCGTTGTTTTTTTAA
- a CDS encoding TIGR03943 family putative permease subunit — translation MIRSLILIGFTYLIFKLHLTGDISKYINMKYSYLSAAAGYGLLVLTIVQIFMLNKSGGKADSHEHHDHNHEGHDHVHCDDCGHHHSHEDKWYKKLIVYPILFFPIISGLFFPIATLDSNIVKAKGFHFPIYDTSDPYFQQEFLRPDSSIYYSADDYNNIMQKEKKKYINHNDLSITDQDFMNAMETIYNFPGEFEGREISFKGFVFNDPQSTVNKSQILVLRFGVIHCIADAGVFGMLVDLPQGVKLKNDTWINVKGTVSSIYYQPFKTTIPYLKVDSWSKTSAPTQQYVYRQF, via the coding sequence ATGATTAGAAGTTTAATTTTAATTGGCTTCACTTATTTGATTTTTAAATTGCATTTGACTGGAGATATTTCTAAGTACATTAACATGAAGTATTCTTACCTTTCGGCTGCAGCAGGATACGGACTTTTAGTTTTAACTATTGTCCAGATCTTTATGCTGAATAAGAGCGGGGGAAAAGCTGATTCCCATGAACATCATGATCACAACCATGAAGGACATGATCATGTCCATTGTGATGATTGCGGGCACCATCATTCCCATGAAGATAAATGGTATAAAAAGTTGATAGTTTATCCCATTTTATTCTTTCCGATTATTTCGGGTTTGTTTTTTCCAATTGCAACCCTTGATTCTAACATTGTGAAGGCAAAGGGATTTCACTTTCCCATCTATGATACCTCGGATCCGTATTTTCAACAGGAATTTCTAAGGCCGGATTCAAGTATTTATTACTCAGCAGACGATTATAACAATATCATGCAAAAAGAAAAGAAAAAATATATTAACCATAATGATTTAAGCATTACGGATCAAGATTTTATGAACGCCATGGAGACGATTTACAACTTTCCCGGGGAATTTGAGGGAAGGGAAATATCTTTTAAAGGATTCGTATTTAATGATCCCCAATCAACAGTTAATAAGAGCCAAATACTTGTTTTACGCTTCGGTGTCATTCATTGTATCGCTGATGCAGGCGTATTTGGAATGTTGGTGGATTTGCCGCAGGGAGTAAAGCTTAAGAATGATACATGGATTAATGTTAAAGGAACGGTTTCAAGCATATATTATCAGCCATTTAAAACCACCATTCCGTATTTAAAGGTTGATAGCTGGTCGAAAACGAGTGCACCAACACAGCAATATGTTTACCGTCAATTTTAA
- a CDS encoding DUF445 domain-containing protein, translated as MVKQNTKSQHLATVSLVVMAAGFIATIPLQGSLWGVILQGGFEAGLVGGLADWFAVTALFRHPLGLPIPHTALLPKNREKMIAKIISMLENDLLTKESIHNKIDAFQFSEILFALAEKEMQAPAIKTNTISLIQHLIGMVDRNKLAAILAKELKQQLTSMEVKEYLPLLIDQVSARKYDEKTLDYILKEIDEWAMKDSTKYRLGGIALEMIENIKADGFMQFALRSFSNLVNEDKLGSIIQNLIQKGVDSFRDPYNLNRKTLLGHIQQKLEQLKSDEKMYEELEHFKSQLIAKWEPESKISELLAELQQKAYDFIAEPGFYDTYILPLFNKSLKGIKEDTAKVNALDTWIKNQIIGFVNQNHSQIGKLVGENLEKLDTKTLTHLIENNVGKDLQWIRVNGAVCGFLIGLVLVCIKLIF; from the coding sequence ATGGTAAAACAAAATACAAAATCACAGCATTTAGCAACCGTCTCGCTTGTGGTGATGGCTGCTGGTTTTATTGCCACCATTCCATTGCAGGGATCTTTATGGGGCGTTATTCTCCAAGGCGGTTTTGAAGCGGGTCTTGTCGGTGGCCTTGCTGACTGGTTTGCAGTAACAGCCTTATTCCGCCACCCATTGGGACTCCCTATCCCACATACGGCATTACTGCCTAAAAATCGAGAAAAAATGATTGCAAAGATTATCTCTATGTTAGAGAATGATTTGTTAACGAAGGAGAGCATCCACAATAAAATTGATGCCTTCCAATTCTCCGAGATATTATTTGCTCTGGCAGAAAAAGAAATGCAAGCCCCAGCAATTAAAACCAATACAATCAGCCTTATTCAGCATTTAATCGGCATGGTGGATCGAAATAAATTAGCAGCAATTCTTGCAAAAGAGTTAAAGCAGCAACTGACCTCAATGGAGGTGAAAGAATATCTTCCTTTACTTATTGACCAAGTTTCTGCCAGGAAATATGATGAAAAAACACTTGATTACATTCTGAAAGAAATAGATGAATGGGCAATGAAGGACAGTACAAAATACCGTCTTGGCGGCATTGCTTTGGAAATGATTGAAAACATTAAAGCAGATGGATTTATGCAATTTGCGCTGAGGTCTTTCAGCAATTTAGTAAATGAAGATAAATTGGGAAGCATTATTCAAAACCTTATTCAAAAAGGTGTGGACAGCTTTCGTGACCCCTATAATTTAAACCGAAAAACATTGTTAGGTCATATTCAGCAAAAGCTTGAGCAACTTAAATCAGATGAAAAAATGTACGAAGAGCTTGAGCACTTCAAATCACAGCTCATCGCCAAATGGGAACCGGAAAGTAAAATCTCAGAGTTGTTAGCAGAGCTTCAGCAAAAAGCTTATGATTTTATTGCAGAGCCAGGGTTCTATGATACGTACATTCTTCCCTTGTTCAATAAAAGCCTTAAAGGAATCAAGGAGGATACCGCTAAAGTAAATGCCCTAGATACCTGGATTAAAAATCAAATAATCGGATTCGTTAATCAAAACCACTCGCAAATTGGCAAGCTTGTAGGTGAGAATCTTGAAAAATTAGATACAAAAACTCTTACCCATTTGATTGAAAACAATGTTGGAAAAGACCTGCAATGGATCCGCGTTAACGGAGCTGTTTGCGGATTCTTAATCGGACTTGTCTTAGTATGTATTAAGCTTATTTTTTAA
- a CDS encoding DUF3939 domain-containing protein: MCFTCFQKYFKTSVEQTSDQENTFSAYQEIKETKEYPVIHVTIEDVRVAIREFSNQLPKGVYRTILVKEDYSVDTEQLVSILGGIPSINFYMSKETYDVFDETEKHIPAEMDTIQKAVDQYVKDHNRYPMLPFDPQRRVNYYQLLQGHYIKRAPELQFYITDLDGLITHICPKNTSSAP; the protein is encoded by the coding sequence ATGTGTTTTACGTGTTTCCAAAAATACTTTAAAACGTCTGTTGAACAAACTTCTGACCAAGAAAACACATTTTCAGCATACCAAGAAATAAAGGAAACGAAGGAATACCCTGTTATTCATGTCACAATTGAAGATGTACGTGTGGCAATAAGAGAGTTTTCCAACCAGCTTCCCAAAGGCGTATATCGAACAATTCTAGTCAAAGAGGACTATAGTGTTGATACTGAACAACTTGTCTCCATTCTTGGCGGAATTCCTTCTATTAACTTCTATATGTCTAAAGAAACCTATGATGTATTTGATGAGACGGAAAAACATATACCTGCTGAAATGGATACCATTCAAAAAGCCGTTGACCAATATGTCAAGGATCATAATCGGTATCCAATGCTGCCATTCGATCCACAGCGAAGAGTGAATTATTATCAGCTTTTGCAGGGCCATTACATTAAGCGAGCACCCGAGCTGCAATTTTATATAACAGACTTAGATGGTCTCATTACACATATTTGTCCAAAGAATACCTCCTCTGCACCTTAA
- a CDS encoding HesB/YadR/YfhF family protein, which translates to MFISIDEKAISWFKKEFDIINPASIKMYPQYAGFGEKHKGYSLAFSIELPDNIGFAKEMNGIQFFVESNDVWFFEDAETYLSVNEHTDELQILFKMEQNTILH; encoded by the coding sequence ATGTTCATTTCTATCGATGAAAAAGCCATTTCATGGTTCAAAAAAGAATTTGATATCATCAATCCTGCAAGTATTAAAATGTATCCACAGTATGCTGGTTTCGGAGAAAAGCATAAAGGCTACAGCCTGGCATTTTCAATTGAGTTACCAGATAATATTGGGTTCGCAAAAGAAATGAATGGCATTCAATTTTTTGTAGAAAGTAATGATGTATGGTTTTTTGAAGATGCAGAAACCTATTTGTCTGTTAATGAACATACAGATGAACTACAAATTCTTTTTAAAATGGAACAAAACACCATTTTACATTGA
- a CDS encoding hemolysin family protein, whose product MDIFNLVLIAILIALTAFFVTSEFAIVKIRSSRIDQLIEEGNSKAVSVKKVISNLDEYLSACQLGITITALGLGWIGESTIHRLLEPLFIKIAIPESATQVLSVGIAFALITFLHVVVGELAPKTLAIQKAEWITLTVSRPLIMFYKVMYPFIWLLNGSARVVSGIFGLKPVSENEIAHTEEELRIILSESYKSGEINQSEFKYVNKIFEFDNRIAKEIMVPRTEIVSLSKEDTLETFLNVFREEKFTRYPIIDGDKDHIIGLVNIKEMMTDLIGNEKLSSQTLENYIRPIIRVIETIPIHDLLVKMQKEQMHMAILMDEYGGTSGLVTVEDILEEIVGEIRDEFDMDEIPMIRKIKENHYIIDSKVLVSEVNDLLGIEIDDEDVDTIGGWILTENYEAKEGDIILHDTYSFKILEMEEHHIKYIEVLKKIIDGEANIQQITLPNSEVLY is encoded by the coding sequence TTGGACATATTTAACTTGGTGTTAATTGCCATTTTAATAGCTTTAACAGCCTTTTTTGTAACTTCTGAATTTGCCATTGTGAAAATTAGAAGTTCAAGAATTGATCAGTTAATTGAAGAGGGAAATTCAAAAGCAGTTTCCGTAAAAAAAGTGATTTCAAACCTTGATGAGTATTTATCTGCCTGCCAGTTGGGCATCACGATAACAGCACTTGGTTTAGGGTGGATTGGCGAATCAACTATCCATCGTTTGTTAGAGCCTCTTTTTATAAAGATAGCGATTCCGGAAAGCGCGACACAGGTACTTTCAGTCGGGATTGCCTTTGCGCTGATTACTTTTTTACACGTTGTTGTGGGAGAGCTTGCCCCAAAAACACTGGCCATTCAAAAGGCCGAATGGATCACTCTAACCGTGTCCCGCCCGCTTATTATGTTTTATAAAGTCATGTATCCATTCATTTGGTTACTTAATGGGTCAGCACGTGTGGTATCGGGGATATTTGGCCTAAAACCAGTTTCAGAAAACGAAATTGCCCACACTGAGGAAGAGCTGAGAATTATCCTCTCAGAAAGCTATAAAAGTGGTGAAATCAACCAATCAGAGTTTAAGTATGTAAATAAAATATTTGAATTCGATAATCGAATTGCAAAGGAAATTATGGTTCCTAGAACAGAAATCGTATCATTGTCAAAGGAAGACACACTTGAAACTTTTTTAAATGTCTTCCGTGAAGAAAAATTCACAAGGTATCCTATCATTGACGGAGATAAGGACCATATTATTGGGCTCGTGAATATTAAAGAAATGATGACAGATCTAATTGGTAATGAAAAACTGTCATCTCAAACCTTGGAAAACTATATTCGTCCAATAATTAGAGTAATAGAAACAATCCCCATTCATGATTTGCTGGTTAAAATGCAGAAAGAGCAAATGCATATGGCCATTTTAATGGATGAGTATGGTGGAACTTCAGGGCTGGTAACTGTTGAAGATATCCTTGAAGAAATTGTCGGCGAGATTCGTGATGAATTTGACATGGATGAAATTCCGATGATCCGTAAAATTAAGGAAAATCATTATATTATAGATTCAAAGGTTTTAGTTAGTGAAGTGAATGATTTATTAGGCATCGAAATCGATGATGAAGATGTGGATACCATCGGCGGATGGATTTTAACTGAGAATTACGAAGCAAAAGAAGGCGACATCATTCTTCATGATACCTATTCATTTAAAATCCTTGAAATGGAAGAACACCATATTAAATACATTGAAGTGTTAAAAAAAATAATTGATGGTGAAGCAAACATTCAACAAATTACTTTGCCTAATTCAGAAGTACTTTACTAG
- a CDS encoding MerR family transcriptional regulator, translating to MGELAERAMVSKRTIDYYTSIGLLKAERSKSNYRIYSDETLNDLKFIEECKSLHIPLDEIRRKLEMRKAQNIQASEVDKHVCALTQQMKQLYVDLFDLIPILEKLDEEQKEMLTSNLSLLRTALVKSLLKVTS from the coding sequence ATTGGAGAATTAGCAGAAAGAGCAATGGTTTCAAAACGGACGATTGACTATTATACATCAATCGGCCTGCTCAAGGCTGAACGATCAAAGTCCAACTACCGCATCTATTCAGATGAAACCTTAAATGATTTAAAGTTTATTGAGGAATGCAAAAGTCTGCATATTCCTTTAGATGAGATTAGAAGAAAACTAGAAATGAGGAAAGCCCAAAACATTCAAGCGTCAGAAGTGGATAAACACGTATGTGCTCTTACACAACAAATGAAGCAACTTTATGTGGATTTATTTGACCTCATTCCGATTCTTGAGAAATTAGATGAAGAGCAAAAGGAAATGTTAACGAGTAATTTAAGCTTGCTAAGGACAGCATTAGTGAAATCCCTTTTAAAAGTTACGAGTTAA